AAGCAATTTATCGAAGAAGTTTACAACTCAAAAAGGCTGCACTCATCCATAGGATATGTGCCGCCCAACGAGTTTGAAGCGGCGGTTTTAAATAATTGCGAAGCTTAACTGAGTGTGTACAAATAGGGGTTCACTCCATGGTGTTCCGAGCAAATATTCAACTGCTGATAAATTATATTTTCGTGCGATAATTTCAGGCGAGGATGAAAAAACAGCAGGATATATGAGAGACATTTACTCGTCAGTGCATAATCATCTTTTAGTTAATTTACCCGAATCTTTGCCTAAGGATGAATTAGAGCAAGCCAGATTTATTAAAAACGTTATTTTAAAGGCTTTTGAAATTAACGAAGCGATTCACGGTATGGAGAGCATTCTACGCGCTTCCCCCGAAAAGTATGGCAAATAGTATCCGAGACACAGCACTCATAAAAAAAAACTCATTCTTTGAAAATAGGTGCTGTTAACGCATTTAAATTATCATATTCCTATAGGTATTTCATGTCCAAAGAAATCATCGCGCGCTATTTTTCGCACGGCAAAAGGTATGAGGTACTTCTTGATTCTGAAAAATATATTGATTGCCGTGAGGGGAAGCTCCAGAATTTGAAAGACGCGCTTATTTCCGACGGAGTATTCCGCGACATCGGCAAAATCAGGACAAAAGAGCGCGCGCTTATGGCTGAAAATACAGGCGTTGTTGAGCGCATTCCTGATGAGGAGCTCCAGCGCGTTTTCGGAACAACAGACTTCTTGAAAATTGCAGAAATTATAGCAGATAACGGTGAAGTACAGATTACAGTTGAGCAGCGCCATGAGCTTCTTGAAAAGAAGCGGCGTCAGATTGTTGCGTTTATCAGTGCACAAGCGATTGATCCAAAAACAAAATTGCCGCATCCGCCGCAGAGAATTGAAAATGCGATGGAGCAGGCAAGCGTAAGGATAGATCCTTTCAAGAAAGCAGAAGAGCAGATGGCAGATATTATCAGGCAGCTTCAGCCATTTTTGCCCATAAAGCTTGAAAAGCGCTATGTTGCATTCAAAATTGGTGTGGAATATGCTTCAAATTGCAGGCGCGTGATAGCAATGCTCGGGATAATCCTGCGCGAAAAATGGGTTGGTGGTGAATGGTTCTGTGAGGTTGAGGTGCCTGCAGGCCTTCAGGACAAAATGTTCGCACAGGTCAACGCAATAACACATGGCAATGCAGAGAGCAGAGTGATTAAACATTAACTTGATGGTGTGCGGATATCTCATGCACCTTTGTTCTTGTCATCAACATAGTCGAGGTCGCTGGTTTCTTTTTCTCTACCCGGATTTTGAGGTTTGGAATCCGTTCGTTTCACTCTAGGCTTTTTCAGCTTTGCTGAAAAATCCTCAAAAGCTTGACACGAAGTCATCTCGCTTTGCTCGAAGCTTTTCAGCATGGCTGAAAATGTCATGATTTGTCTCTTTTTCTTTCCCAAAGAAAAAGAGACACCGAATTACACATTGTCTACTATGTCCTGAAATTCCTTTTTTGATGCCTTTTTCTTGACTTTTTTTGCTGGCACAGGCTTCTTTTTTTTCACGGTTTTTTCATTATCTTTTTCTTCTTCCGGAACTTCTTTTTCTTCCTCTATTTTTTCCTCTGATATCTCCATAGTAACTGTTTTGTCAGCGCCTATAATATCTTCTGGAAATTCGGGCTTCATTTCAGCTTCTTCCTCTTCTTTCTTTTTACCAAATAGCCTCGGGCCGAAAATGATTATCGCAATTACGATTATTCCAAGCACTATTACATAAAGCGATTTTGGCGAAGCCGTAGTTTTTACAACAGCTCCTGTAGGTGCGCCTCTCAGCTTGCTTAAGTCAAGCGGTGTCGCGTTTCCCAAAACGAGCTGGACAAATTCGTTTTTCGAGAATCCGGCATCATTTTTGATCGTGATTTTCATGAGGTATGCGTCATCCTTTGTGCCATATGATGGCGCAGCATATACGTATATTGTCGCATTCTTTCCTTTTTGCAGCACGAATTCTTTCGGGCTTATGTAAGCCCATAGCGGAGCTTCAAGCTTTGCGT
The genomic region above belongs to Nanoarchaeota archaeon and contains:
- a CDS encoding ribosome assembly factor SBDS translates to MSKEIIARYFSHGKRYEVLLDSEKYIDCREGKLQNLKDALISDGVFRDIGKIRTKERALMAENTGVVERIPDEELQRVFGTTDFLKIAEIIADNGEVQITVEQRHELLEKKRRQIVAFISAQAIDPKTKLPHPPQRIENAMEQASVRIDPFKKAEEQMADIIRQLQPFLPIKLEKRYVAFKIGVEYASNCRRVIAMLGIILREKWVGGEWFCEVEVPAGLQDKMFAQVNAITHGNAESRVIKH